A genomic window from Corvus hawaiiensis isolate bCorHaw1 chromosome 29, bCorHaw1.pri.cur, whole genome shotgun sequence includes:
- the ARNT gene encoding aryl hydrocarbon receptor nuclear translocator isoform X4, with protein sequence MAATAASAEMASDVSSLGAAVGSGNSGSGAQAGGAVAQRPSKRRPGLDFDDDGEGNSKFLRCDDDPMPNDKERFARSDDEQSSADKERLARENHSEIERRRRNKMTAYITELSDMVPTCSALARKPDKLTILRMAVSHMKSLRGTGNTSTDGTYKPSFLTDQELKHLILEAADGFLFIVSCETGRVVYVSDSVTPVLNQPQSEWFGSTLYEQVHPDDVGKLREQLSTSENALTEGTKPWCLSTKDAAAPPENASKGTTGDTRVLPVPSTLLGATPVLLEGFPVQQHLLFLPFYFFLFLGRILDLKTGTVKKEGQQSMRMCMGSRRSFICRMRCGNSSVDPVAVNRLSFMRNRCRNGLGAAKDGEPHYVVVHCTGYIKAWPPAGVSLPDDDPDAGQGSKFCLVAIGRLQVTSSPNCTDMNNVCQPTEFISRHNTEGIFTFIDHRCVATVGYQPQELLGKDIVDFCHPEDQQLLRDSFQQVVKLKGQVLSVMFRFRSKNREWLWMRTSSFTFQNPYSDEIEYIICTNTNVKNSSQESRPALANSMPRPQLGQSVSLPLDMGTAPLPSRQQQPPQAELEVGPGRESLAGYEHSQVPVQPVSAAGPEHSKPLEKAESLFSQERDPRFGEIFPTISTDQSKAIPASTVPANPPLFAQGNTFTAARPAENFRSSSMVPPVNIIQQQPLPAGRILSQISRHSTPAQQVASQTVKTRPPSFGMGTFQGTPSSFSSMTAPGSTASPTTAPYPALASRGTGFTATEAAQTPAPFQPRAADAVGMWPQWQGQHHGPASGEQHVQQPQPSQPEVFPDMLTMLGDQGPNYNNEEFPELNIFPSFSE encoded by the exons AAATGGCATCCGATGTTTCCTCGCTGGGTGCAGCCGTCGGCTCCGGGAACTCCGGATCGGGAGCCCAGGCTGGAGGAGCCGTCGCTCAGAGGCCCAGCAAGAGACGGCCTGG gcTCGATTTTGATGATGATGGAGAAGGGAACAGTAAATTCCTCAG ATGTGATGATGACCCGATGCCAAACGACAAAGAGAGATTTGCCAG gtcTGATGATGAGCAGAGTTCAGCGGATAAGGAGAGACTTGCCAG GGAGAACCACAGCGAGATCgagcggaggaggaggaacaagaTGACCGCCTACATCACGGAGCTGTCGGACATGGTGCCCACGTGCAGCGCCCTGGCCCGCAAGCCGGACAAGCTGACCATCCTGCGCATGGCCGTGTCCCACATGAAGTCCCTGCGTGGCACCGGCAACACCTCCACGGACGGCACCTACAAACCCTCCTTTCTCACCGACCAG GAACTCAAACACCTGATCCTGGAGGCAGCTGATGGCTTCCTGTTCATCGTGTCCTGCGAGACGGGGCGCGTGGTCTACGTGTCCGACTCGGTGACGCCGGTGCTGAACCAGCCGCAGTCCGAGTGGTTCGGCAGCACCTTGTACGAGCAGGTGCACCCCGACGACGTGGGCAAGCTGCGGGAGCAGCTCTCCACCTCCGAGAACGCCCTCACAG AGGGAACCAAGCCCTGGTGCCTTTCTACCAAGGATGCTGCAGCCCCCCCTGAGAATGCATCTAAAGGTACCACCGGTGACACTCGTGTCCTGCCAGTTCCCAGTACGTTACTTGGTGCCACTCCTGTCTTGTTGGAAGGATTCCCAGtgcagcagcatctcctttttcttcctttttatttttttttatttttaggtcGTATCCTCGATTTGAAGACGGGGACTGTGAAGAAGGAAGGGCAGCAGTCCATGAGGATGTGCATGGGCTCCCGGAGATCTTTCATCTGCCGAATGAG GTGTGGCAACAGCTCCGTGGATCCGGTCGCTGTCAATCGTCTCAGCTTCATGAGGAATCGCTGCAG GAATGGTTTAGGTGCAGCCAAGGATGGAGAACCTCACTACGTCGTCGTGCACTGCACGGGCTACATCAAAGCCTGGCCCCCAGCAG GTGTTTCCCTGCCTGACGATGACCCCGACGCCGGCCAGGGCAGCAAGTTCTGCCTCGTGGCCATTGGCAGGCTCCAG GTGACCAGCTCTCCCAACTGCACAGACATGAACAATGTCTGCCAGCCCACAGAATTCATCTCCCGACACAACACCGAAGGAATTTTCACCTTCATCGACCACCGGTGCGTGGCCACCGTTGGTTACCAGCCCCAG GAACTTTTGGGGAAAGACATCGTGGATTTCTGCCATCCAGAAGACCAGCAGCTTTTACGGGACAGTTTTCAACAG gtgGTGAAGTTAAAAGGCCAGGTTCTGTCAGTCATGTTCCGCTTCCGATCCAAAAACCGGGAATGGCTGTGGATGAGAACCAGCTCGTTCACCTTCCAGAACCCCTACTCGGACGAGATCGAGTACATCATCTGCACCAACACCAACGTCAA GAACTCGAGCCAGGAGTCCCGGCCCGCCCTGGCAAACTCCATGCCAAGGCCTCAGCTGGGGCAGAGCGTCAGCCTTCCCCTGGACATGGGCACGGCCCCACTGCCCTCAAG gcagcagcagccaccccaggcagagctggaagtgGGCCCAGGAAGGGAGAGCTTGGCTGGCTACGAGCACTCACAG GTGCCCGTCCAGCCCGTGAGCGCTGCCGGCCCCGAGCACAGCAAACCCCTGGAGAAGGCCGAGAGCCTCTTCAGCCAGGAGCGGGACCCACGCTTCGGGGAGATCTTCCCCACCATCAGCACAG ATCAGAGCAAAGCCATCCCTGCCAGCACCGTGCCGGCCAACCCGCCCCTCTTCGCCCAGGGAAACACCTTCACTGCTGCACGGCCCGCTGAGAACTTCAG gagcagcagcatggTCCCTCCAGTGAACAtcatccagcagcagcccttgcCCGCCGGCCGGATCTTATCGCAGATCTCCCGCCACTCCACCCCAGCTCAG CAAGTGGCATCTCAGACGGTGAAGACCCGCCCGCCTTCCTTTGGCATGGGGACATTCCAGGGCACCCCGTCCTCCTTCAGCTCCATGACAGCGCCGGGATCGACGGCGTCTCCCACCACGGCGCCGTACCCGGCCCTGGCCAGCCGCGGCACAGGTTTCA CAGCCACGGAGGCGGCGCAGACCCCGGCCCCGTTCCAGCCCCGCGCCGCCGACGCCGTGGGAATGTGGCCTCAGTGGCAAGGACAGCACCACGGCCCGGCCTCCGGGGAGCAGCAcgtgcagcagccccagcccagccagcctgAGGTCTTCCCA GACATGCTGACCATGCTGGGGGACCAAGGGCCCAACTACAACAACGAAGAATTCCCAGAGTTGAACatattcccttctttttccGAATAA
- the ARNT gene encoding aryl hydrocarbon receptor nuclear translocator isoform X10 — protein MAATAASAEMASDVSSLGAAVGSGNSGSGAQAGGAVAQRPSKRRPGLDFDDDGEGNSKFLRCDDDPMPNDKERFARENHSEIERRRRNKMTAYITELSDMVPTCSALARKPDKLTILRMAVSHMKSLRGTGNTSTDGTYKPSFLTDQELKHLILEAADGFLFIVSCETGRVVYVSDSVTPVLNQPQSEWFGSTLYEQVHPDDVGKLREQLSTSENALTGRILDLKTGTVKKEGQQSMRMCMGSRRSFICRMRCGNSSVDPVAVNRLSFMRNRCRNGLGAAKDGEPHYVVVHCTGYIKAWPPAGVSLPDDDPDAGQGSKFCLVAIGRLQVTSSPNCTDMNNVCQPTEFISRHNTEGIFTFIDHRCVATVGYQPQELLGKDIVDFCHPEDQQLLRDSFQQVVKLKGQVLSVMFRFRSKNREWLWMRTSSFTFQNPYSDEIEYIICTNTNVKNSSQESRPALANSMPRPQLGQSVSLPLDMGTAPLPSRQQQPPQAELEVGPGRESLAGYEHSQVPVQPVSAAGPEHSKPLEKAESLFSQERDPRFGEIFPTISTDQSKAIPASTVPANPPLFAQGNTFTAARPAENFRSSSMVPPVNIIQQQPLPAGRILSQISRHSTPAQVSGTTWAPGTRPVFTPQQVASQTVKTRPPSFGMGTFQGTPSSFSSMTAPGSTASPTTAPYPALASRGTGFTATEAAQTPAPFQPRAADAVGMWPQWQGQHHGPASGEQHVQQPQPSQPEVFPDMLTMLGDQGPNYNNEEFPELNIFPSFSE, from the exons AAATGGCATCCGATGTTTCCTCGCTGGGTGCAGCCGTCGGCTCCGGGAACTCCGGATCGGGAGCCCAGGCTGGAGGAGCCGTCGCTCAGAGGCCCAGCAAGAGACGGCCTGG gcTCGATTTTGATGATGATGGAGAAGGGAACAGTAAATTCCTCAG ATGTGATGATGACCCGATGCCAAACGACAAAGAGAGATTTGCCAG GGAGAACCACAGCGAGATCgagcggaggaggaggaacaagaTGACCGCCTACATCACGGAGCTGTCGGACATGGTGCCCACGTGCAGCGCCCTGGCCCGCAAGCCGGACAAGCTGACCATCCTGCGCATGGCCGTGTCCCACATGAAGTCCCTGCGTGGCACCGGCAACACCTCCACGGACGGCACCTACAAACCCTCCTTTCTCACCGACCAG GAACTCAAACACCTGATCCTGGAGGCAGCTGATGGCTTCCTGTTCATCGTGTCCTGCGAGACGGGGCGCGTGGTCTACGTGTCCGACTCGGTGACGCCGGTGCTGAACCAGCCGCAGTCCGAGTGGTTCGGCAGCACCTTGTACGAGCAGGTGCACCCCGACGACGTGGGCAAGCTGCGGGAGCAGCTCTCCACCTCCGAGAACGCCCTCACAG gtcGTATCCTCGATTTGAAGACGGGGACTGTGAAGAAGGAAGGGCAGCAGTCCATGAGGATGTGCATGGGCTCCCGGAGATCTTTCATCTGCCGAATGAG GTGTGGCAACAGCTCCGTGGATCCGGTCGCTGTCAATCGTCTCAGCTTCATGAGGAATCGCTGCAG GAATGGTTTAGGTGCAGCCAAGGATGGAGAACCTCACTACGTCGTCGTGCACTGCACGGGCTACATCAAAGCCTGGCCCCCAGCAG GTGTTTCCCTGCCTGACGATGACCCCGACGCCGGCCAGGGCAGCAAGTTCTGCCTCGTGGCCATTGGCAGGCTCCAG GTGACCAGCTCTCCCAACTGCACAGACATGAACAATGTCTGCCAGCCCACAGAATTCATCTCCCGACACAACACCGAAGGAATTTTCACCTTCATCGACCACCGGTGCGTGGCCACCGTTGGTTACCAGCCCCAG GAACTTTTGGGGAAAGACATCGTGGATTTCTGCCATCCAGAAGACCAGCAGCTTTTACGGGACAGTTTTCAACAG gtgGTGAAGTTAAAAGGCCAGGTTCTGTCAGTCATGTTCCGCTTCCGATCCAAAAACCGGGAATGGCTGTGGATGAGAACCAGCTCGTTCACCTTCCAGAACCCCTACTCGGACGAGATCGAGTACATCATCTGCACCAACACCAACGTCAA GAACTCGAGCCAGGAGTCCCGGCCCGCCCTGGCAAACTCCATGCCAAGGCCTCAGCTGGGGCAGAGCGTCAGCCTTCCCCTGGACATGGGCACGGCCCCACTGCCCTCAAG gcagcagcagccaccccaggcagagctggaagtgGGCCCAGGAAGGGAGAGCTTGGCTGGCTACGAGCACTCACAG GTGCCCGTCCAGCCCGTGAGCGCTGCCGGCCCCGAGCACAGCAAACCCCTGGAGAAGGCCGAGAGCCTCTTCAGCCAGGAGCGGGACCCACGCTTCGGGGAGATCTTCCCCACCATCAGCACAG ATCAGAGCAAAGCCATCCCTGCCAGCACCGTGCCGGCCAACCCGCCCCTCTTCGCCCAGGGAAACACCTTCACTGCTGCACGGCCCGCTGAGAACTTCAG gagcagcagcatggTCCCTCCAGTGAACAtcatccagcagcagcccttgcCCGCCGGCCGGATCTTATCGCAGATCTCCCGCCACTCCACCCCAGCTCAGGTCAGCGGGACCACCtgggctccagggacacggcCGGTGTTCACACCCCAG CAAGTGGCATCTCAGACGGTGAAGACCCGCCCGCCTTCCTTTGGCATGGGGACATTCCAGGGCACCCCGTCCTCCTTCAGCTCCATGACAGCGCCGGGATCGACGGCGTCTCCCACCACGGCGCCGTACCCGGCCCTGGCCAGCCGCGGCACAGGTTTCA CAGCCACGGAGGCGGCGCAGACCCCGGCCCCGTTCCAGCCCCGCGCCGCCGACGCCGTGGGAATGTGGCCTCAGTGGCAAGGACAGCACCACGGCCCGGCCTCCGGGGAGCAGCAcgtgcagcagccccagcccagccagcctgAGGTCTTCCCA GACATGCTGACCATGCTGGGGGACCAAGGGCCCAACTACAACAACGAAGAATTCCCAGAGTTGAACatattcccttctttttccGAATAA
- the ARNT gene encoding aryl hydrocarbon receptor nuclear translocator isoform X2, with translation MAATAASAEMASDVSSLGAAVGSGNSGSGAQAGGAVAQRPSKRRPGLDFDDDGEGNSKFLRCDDDPMPNDKERFARSDDEQSSADKERLARENHSEIERRRRNKMTAYITELSDMVPTCSALARKPDKLTILRMAVSHMKSLRGTGNTSTDGTYKPSFLTDQELKHLILEAADGFLFIVSCETGRVVYVSDSVTPVLNQPQSEWFGSTLYEQVHPDDVGKLREQLSTSENALTEGTKPWCLSTKDAAAPPENASKGTTGDTRVLPVPSTLLGATPVLLEGFPVQQHLLFLPFYFFLFLGRILDLKTGTVKKEGQQSMRMCMGSRRSFICRMRCGNSSVDPVAVNRLSFMRNRCRNGLGAAKDGEPHYVVVHCTGYIKAWPPAGVSLPDDDPDAGQGSKFCLVAIGRLQVTSSPNCTDMNNVCQPTEFISRHNTEGIFTFIDHRCVATVGYQPQELLGKDIVDFCHPEDQQLLRDSFQQVVKLKGQVLSVMFRFRSKNREWLWMRTSSFTFQNPYSDEIEYIICTNTNVKNSSQESRPALANSMPRPQLGQSVSLPLDMGTAPLPSRQQQPPQAELEVGPGRESLAGYEHSQVPVQPVSAAGPEHSKPLEKAESLFSQERDPRFGEIFPTISTDQSKAIPASTVPANPPLFAQGNTFTAARPAENFRSSSMVPPVNIIQQQPLPAGRILSQISRHSTPAQVSGTTWAPGTRPVFTPQQVASQTVKTRPPSFGMGTFQGTPSSFSSMTAPGSTASPTTAPYPALASRGTGFTTEAAQTPAPFQPRAADAVGMWPQWQGQHHGPASGEQHVQQPQPSQPEVFPDMLTMLGDQGPNYNNEEFPELNIFPSFSE, from the exons AAATGGCATCCGATGTTTCCTCGCTGGGTGCAGCCGTCGGCTCCGGGAACTCCGGATCGGGAGCCCAGGCTGGAGGAGCCGTCGCTCAGAGGCCCAGCAAGAGACGGCCTGG gcTCGATTTTGATGATGATGGAGAAGGGAACAGTAAATTCCTCAG ATGTGATGATGACCCGATGCCAAACGACAAAGAGAGATTTGCCAG gtcTGATGATGAGCAGAGTTCAGCGGATAAGGAGAGACTTGCCAG GGAGAACCACAGCGAGATCgagcggaggaggaggaacaagaTGACCGCCTACATCACGGAGCTGTCGGACATGGTGCCCACGTGCAGCGCCCTGGCCCGCAAGCCGGACAAGCTGACCATCCTGCGCATGGCCGTGTCCCACATGAAGTCCCTGCGTGGCACCGGCAACACCTCCACGGACGGCACCTACAAACCCTCCTTTCTCACCGACCAG GAACTCAAACACCTGATCCTGGAGGCAGCTGATGGCTTCCTGTTCATCGTGTCCTGCGAGACGGGGCGCGTGGTCTACGTGTCCGACTCGGTGACGCCGGTGCTGAACCAGCCGCAGTCCGAGTGGTTCGGCAGCACCTTGTACGAGCAGGTGCACCCCGACGACGTGGGCAAGCTGCGGGAGCAGCTCTCCACCTCCGAGAACGCCCTCACAG AGGGAACCAAGCCCTGGTGCCTTTCTACCAAGGATGCTGCAGCCCCCCCTGAGAATGCATCTAAAGGTACCACCGGTGACACTCGTGTCCTGCCAGTTCCCAGTACGTTACTTGGTGCCACTCCTGTCTTGTTGGAAGGATTCCCAGtgcagcagcatctcctttttcttcctttttatttttttttatttttaggtcGTATCCTCGATTTGAAGACGGGGACTGTGAAGAAGGAAGGGCAGCAGTCCATGAGGATGTGCATGGGCTCCCGGAGATCTTTCATCTGCCGAATGAG GTGTGGCAACAGCTCCGTGGATCCGGTCGCTGTCAATCGTCTCAGCTTCATGAGGAATCGCTGCAG GAATGGTTTAGGTGCAGCCAAGGATGGAGAACCTCACTACGTCGTCGTGCACTGCACGGGCTACATCAAAGCCTGGCCCCCAGCAG GTGTTTCCCTGCCTGACGATGACCCCGACGCCGGCCAGGGCAGCAAGTTCTGCCTCGTGGCCATTGGCAGGCTCCAG GTGACCAGCTCTCCCAACTGCACAGACATGAACAATGTCTGCCAGCCCACAGAATTCATCTCCCGACACAACACCGAAGGAATTTTCACCTTCATCGACCACCGGTGCGTGGCCACCGTTGGTTACCAGCCCCAG GAACTTTTGGGGAAAGACATCGTGGATTTCTGCCATCCAGAAGACCAGCAGCTTTTACGGGACAGTTTTCAACAG gtgGTGAAGTTAAAAGGCCAGGTTCTGTCAGTCATGTTCCGCTTCCGATCCAAAAACCGGGAATGGCTGTGGATGAGAACCAGCTCGTTCACCTTCCAGAACCCCTACTCGGACGAGATCGAGTACATCATCTGCACCAACACCAACGTCAA GAACTCGAGCCAGGAGTCCCGGCCCGCCCTGGCAAACTCCATGCCAAGGCCTCAGCTGGGGCAGAGCGTCAGCCTTCCCCTGGACATGGGCACGGCCCCACTGCCCTCAAG gcagcagcagccaccccaggcagagctggaagtgGGCCCAGGAAGGGAGAGCTTGGCTGGCTACGAGCACTCACAG GTGCCCGTCCAGCCCGTGAGCGCTGCCGGCCCCGAGCACAGCAAACCCCTGGAGAAGGCCGAGAGCCTCTTCAGCCAGGAGCGGGACCCACGCTTCGGGGAGATCTTCCCCACCATCAGCACAG ATCAGAGCAAAGCCATCCCTGCCAGCACCGTGCCGGCCAACCCGCCCCTCTTCGCCCAGGGAAACACCTTCACTGCTGCACGGCCCGCTGAGAACTTCAG gagcagcagcatggTCCCTCCAGTGAACAtcatccagcagcagcccttgcCCGCCGGCCGGATCTTATCGCAGATCTCCCGCCACTCCACCCCAGCTCAGGTCAGCGGGACCACCtgggctccagggacacggcCGGTGTTCACACCCCAG CAAGTGGCATCTCAGACGGTGAAGACCCGCCCGCCTTCCTTTGGCATGGGGACATTCCAGGGCACCCCGTCCTCCTTCAGCTCCATGACAGCGCCGGGATCGACGGCGTCTCCCACCACGGCGCCGTACCCGGCCCTGGCCAGCCGCGGCACAGGTTTCA CCACGGAGGCGGCGCAGACCCCGGCCCCGTTCCAGCCCCGCGCCGCCGACGCCGTGGGAATGTGGCCTCAGTGGCAAGGACAGCACCACGGCCCGGCCTCCGGGGAGCAGCAcgtgcagcagccccagcccagccagcctgAGGTCTTCCCA GACATGCTGACCATGCTGGGGGACCAAGGGCCCAACTACAACAACGAAGAATTCCCAGAGTTGAACatattcccttctttttccGAATAA
- the ARNT gene encoding aryl hydrocarbon receptor nuclear translocator isoform X1, translating into MAATAASAEMASDVSSLGAAVGSGNSGSGAQAGGAVAQRPSKRRPGLDFDDDGEGNSKFLRCDDDPMPNDKERFARSDDEQSSADKERLARENHSEIERRRRNKMTAYITELSDMVPTCSALARKPDKLTILRMAVSHMKSLRGTGNTSTDGTYKPSFLTDQELKHLILEAADGFLFIVSCETGRVVYVSDSVTPVLNQPQSEWFGSTLYEQVHPDDVGKLREQLSTSENALTEGTKPWCLSTKDAAAPPENASKGTTGDTRVLPVPSTLLGATPVLLEGFPVQQHLLFLPFYFFLFLGRILDLKTGTVKKEGQQSMRMCMGSRRSFICRMRCGNSSVDPVAVNRLSFMRNRCRNGLGAAKDGEPHYVVVHCTGYIKAWPPAGVSLPDDDPDAGQGSKFCLVAIGRLQVTSSPNCTDMNNVCQPTEFISRHNTEGIFTFIDHRCVATVGYQPQELLGKDIVDFCHPEDQQLLRDSFQQVVKLKGQVLSVMFRFRSKNREWLWMRTSSFTFQNPYSDEIEYIICTNTNVKNSSQESRPALANSMPRPQLGQSVSLPLDMGTAPLPSRQQQPPQAELEVGPGRESLAGYEHSQVPVQPVSAAGPEHSKPLEKAESLFSQERDPRFGEIFPTISTDQSKAIPASTVPANPPLFAQGNTFTAARPAENFRSSSMVPPVNIIQQQPLPAGRILSQISRHSTPAQVSGTTWAPGTRPVFTPQQVASQTVKTRPPSFGMGTFQGTPSSFSSMTAPGSTASPTTAPYPALASRGTGFTATEAAQTPAPFQPRAADAVGMWPQWQGQHHGPASGEQHVQQPQPSQPEVFPDMLTMLGDQGPNYNNEEFPELNIFPSFSE; encoded by the exons AAATGGCATCCGATGTTTCCTCGCTGGGTGCAGCCGTCGGCTCCGGGAACTCCGGATCGGGAGCCCAGGCTGGAGGAGCCGTCGCTCAGAGGCCCAGCAAGAGACGGCCTGG gcTCGATTTTGATGATGATGGAGAAGGGAACAGTAAATTCCTCAG ATGTGATGATGACCCGATGCCAAACGACAAAGAGAGATTTGCCAG gtcTGATGATGAGCAGAGTTCAGCGGATAAGGAGAGACTTGCCAG GGAGAACCACAGCGAGATCgagcggaggaggaggaacaagaTGACCGCCTACATCACGGAGCTGTCGGACATGGTGCCCACGTGCAGCGCCCTGGCCCGCAAGCCGGACAAGCTGACCATCCTGCGCATGGCCGTGTCCCACATGAAGTCCCTGCGTGGCACCGGCAACACCTCCACGGACGGCACCTACAAACCCTCCTTTCTCACCGACCAG GAACTCAAACACCTGATCCTGGAGGCAGCTGATGGCTTCCTGTTCATCGTGTCCTGCGAGACGGGGCGCGTGGTCTACGTGTCCGACTCGGTGACGCCGGTGCTGAACCAGCCGCAGTCCGAGTGGTTCGGCAGCACCTTGTACGAGCAGGTGCACCCCGACGACGTGGGCAAGCTGCGGGAGCAGCTCTCCACCTCCGAGAACGCCCTCACAG AGGGAACCAAGCCCTGGTGCCTTTCTACCAAGGATGCTGCAGCCCCCCCTGAGAATGCATCTAAAGGTACCACCGGTGACACTCGTGTCCTGCCAGTTCCCAGTACGTTACTTGGTGCCACTCCTGTCTTGTTGGAAGGATTCCCAGtgcagcagcatctcctttttcttcctttttatttttttttatttttaggtcGTATCCTCGATTTGAAGACGGGGACTGTGAAGAAGGAAGGGCAGCAGTCCATGAGGATGTGCATGGGCTCCCGGAGATCTTTCATCTGCCGAATGAG GTGTGGCAACAGCTCCGTGGATCCGGTCGCTGTCAATCGTCTCAGCTTCATGAGGAATCGCTGCAG GAATGGTTTAGGTGCAGCCAAGGATGGAGAACCTCACTACGTCGTCGTGCACTGCACGGGCTACATCAAAGCCTGGCCCCCAGCAG GTGTTTCCCTGCCTGACGATGACCCCGACGCCGGCCAGGGCAGCAAGTTCTGCCTCGTGGCCATTGGCAGGCTCCAG GTGACCAGCTCTCCCAACTGCACAGACATGAACAATGTCTGCCAGCCCACAGAATTCATCTCCCGACACAACACCGAAGGAATTTTCACCTTCATCGACCACCGGTGCGTGGCCACCGTTGGTTACCAGCCCCAG GAACTTTTGGGGAAAGACATCGTGGATTTCTGCCATCCAGAAGACCAGCAGCTTTTACGGGACAGTTTTCAACAG gtgGTGAAGTTAAAAGGCCAGGTTCTGTCAGTCATGTTCCGCTTCCGATCCAAAAACCGGGAATGGCTGTGGATGAGAACCAGCTCGTTCACCTTCCAGAACCCCTACTCGGACGAGATCGAGTACATCATCTGCACCAACACCAACGTCAA GAACTCGAGCCAGGAGTCCCGGCCCGCCCTGGCAAACTCCATGCCAAGGCCTCAGCTGGGGCAGAGCGTCAGCCTTCCCCTGGACATGGGCACGGCCCCACTGCCCTCAAG gcagcagcagccaccccaggcagagctggaagtgGGCCCAGGAAGGGAGAGCTTGGCTGGCTACGAGCACTCACAG GTGCCCGTCCAGCCCGTGAGCGCTGCCGGCCCCGAGCACAGCAAACCCCTGGAGAAGGCCGAGAGCCTCTTCAGCCAGGAGCGGGACCCACGCTTCGGGGAGATCTTCCCCACCATCAGCACAG ATCAGAGCAAAGCCATCCCTGCCAGCACCGTGCCGGCCAACCCGCCCCTCTTCGCCCAGGGAAACACCTTCACTGCTGCACGGCCCGCTGAGAACTTCAG gagcagcagcatggTCCCTCCAGTGAACAtcatccagcagcagcccttgcCCGCCGGCCGGATCTTATCGCAGATCTCCCGCCACTCCACCCCAGCTCAGGTCAGCGGGACCACCtgggctccagggacacggcCGGTGTTCACACCCCAG CAAGTGGCATCTCAGACGGTGAAGACCCGCCCGCCTTCCTTTGGCATGGGGACATTCCAGGGCACCCCGTCCTCCTTCAGCTCCATGACAGCGCCGGGATCGACGGCGTCTCCCACCACGGCGCCGTACCCGGCCCTGGCCAGCCGCGGCACAGGTTTCA CAGCCACGGAGGCGGCGCAGACCCCGGCCCCGTTCCAGCCCCGCGCCGCCGACGCCGTGGGAATGTGGCCTCAGTGGCAAGGACAGCACCACGGCCCGGCCTCCGGGGAGCAGCAcgtgcagcagccccagcccagccagcctgAGGTCTTCCCA GACATGCTGACCATGCTGGGGGACCAAGGGCCCAACTACAACAACGAAGAATTCCCAGAGTTGAACatattcccttctttttccGAATAA